In one Oscillospiraceae bacterium genomic region, the following are encoded:
- a CDS encoding acetyl-CoA synthetase produces the protein MDLTPMLAPKSVALIGASNKEGSLGHDLVRMISKGAYAGEVYPINPKYDEICGIKCYPDLPSIGHPVDLAVLCVNAKRVEQQAQLCIDAGAKSLFVTANCVLEEEDVGNVEPKLDKRLIKLCNDNNIPMLGHNAMGFYNNDIDLRVCGFEAPDEGVKGNISLISQSGSVFSTIGHNEPQLKFNLMVATGTGQVTAMEDFGIFALEQPTTKVLGIYMESVRKPGRFIEMLELAARKHIPVVLMKVGKSTLGAKFAQSHTGGLAGDDDAFQAVYDHYGVIRCSSLGEMANTLLMFSTWPEIPAGGVVAIADSGGERNLLADVADEVGLEFAKLNDDTMQRLAAIQEYGQEAANPLDPWGTGIDFEKIFEDSLVTMLSDPNAAVGVISQDLRDGYYLSQGCIDALKGAGEKQSKPVVFMTNFGGTRRGGMTAQIREFACCLTESHAALFALKHWLAFRDFKYRENAVQSLKLEAELVRLLEGKEVLQEKESLAVLSALGVNTLPSWEISCGECLERHKDAYTFPVVLKTAAPGILHKADVGGVKLNLRDYGELKAAYDDMAARLGKEAIVVPMFQFDTELIFGMKIDPNFGPLVIVGAGGIYTEMLRDRIILLPCATEEEIAEKLKTLKTYKLLTGFRGSKPADLDKLVAQIKQFCNLAAYLSQWAKEIDVNPVAVSGDKIVALDALIVCK, from the coding sequence ATGGATTTGACCCCTATGCTCGCACCCAAGAGCGTCGCGCTCATCGGCGCCTCCAATAAGGAGGGCTCCCTCGGCCACGACTTGGTGCGCATGATCTCCAAGGGCGCTTACGCCGGCGAGGTCTACCCCATCAACCCCAAGTACGACGAGATCTGCGGCATCAAGTGCTACCCCGACCTGCCCTCCATCGGCCACCCGGTGGATCTGGCGGTGCTGTGCGTCAACGCCAAGCGGGTGGAGCAGCAGGCCCAGCTGTGCATCGACGCCGGGGCCAAGAGCCTCTTCGTCACCGCCAACTGCGTCCTGGAGGAAGAGGACGTGGGCAACGTGGAGCCCAAGCTGGACAAACGGCTCATCAAGCTGTGCAACGACAACAACATCCCCATGCTGGGCCACAACGCCATGGGCTTTTACAACAACGACATCGACCTGCGCGTGTGCGGCTTCGAGGCACCCGACGAGGGCGTGAAGGGCAACATCTCCCTGATCAGCCAGTCCGGCTCAGTGTTCTCCACCATCGGCCACAACGAGCCCCAGCTCAAATTCAACCTCATGGTCGCCACCGGCACCGGCCAGGTGACCGCCATGGAGGATTTCGGCATTTTCGCCCTGGAACAGCCCACCACCAAGGTGCTGGGCATCTACATGGAGAGCGTGCGCAAGCCCGGGCGCTTTATCGAGATGCTGGAGCTGGCCGCCAGGAAGCACATCCCCGTGGTGTTGATGAAGGTGGGCAAGTCCACCCTGGGCGCCAAGTTCGCCCAGAGCCACACCGGCGGCCTGGCCGGGGACGACGACGCCTTCCAGGCGGTGTACGACCACTACGGCGTCATCCGCTGCTCCTCCCTGGGCGAGATGGCCAACACCCTGCTGATGTTCTCCACCTGGCCGGAAATTCCGGCGGGCGGCGTGGTCGCCATCGCCGACTCCGGCGGAGAGCGCAACCTGCTGGCCGACGTGGCCGACGAGGTGGGCTTGGAGTTCGCCAAGCTGAACGACGACACCATGCAGCGCCTGGCCGCCATCCAGGAGTACGGCCAGGAGGCCGCCAACCCCCTGGACCCCTGGGGCACCGGCATCGACTTTGAGAAGATCTTTGAGGACTCCCTGGTCACCATGCTCTCCGACCCCAACGCCGCCGTGGGCGTGATCAGCCAGGACCTGCGGGACGGCTACTACCTGTCCCAGGGCTGCATCGACGCGCTGAAGGGCGCGGGTGAGAAGCAGTCCAAGCCCGTGGTCTTTATGACCAATTTCGGCGGCACCCGCCGGGGTGGCATGACCGCCCAGATCCGGGAGTTCGCCTGCTGCCTGACCGAGAGCCACGCCGCCCTCTTCGCGCTGAAACACTGGCTGGCCTTCCGCGACTTCAAGTACCGGGAGAACGCCGTGCAGTCCCTCAAGCTGGAGGCGGAGCTGGTCCGGCTGCTGGAGGGTAAGGAGGTGCTCCAGGAGAAGGAGTCCCTGGCCGTGCTGTCCGCCCTGGGCGTCAACACCCTGCCCTCCTGGGAGATCTCCTGCGGCGAGTGCCTGGAGCGCCACAAGGACGCGTACACCTTCCCCGTGGTCCTCAAGACCGCGGCCCCCGGCATCCTCCACAAGGCCGACGTGGGCGGCGTGAAGCTGAACCTGCGCGACTACGGGGAGCTGAAGGCGGCCTACGATGACATGGCCGCCCGCCTGGGCAAGGAGGCCATCGTGGTCCCCATGTTCCAGTTCGATACCGAGCTCATTTTCGGCATGAAGATTGACCCCAACTTCGGGCCCCTGGTCATCGTGGGCGCGGGCGGCATCTACACCGAGATGCTGCGCGACCGCATCATCCTGCTGCCCTGCGCCACCGAGGAGGAGATCGCGGAGAAGCTCAAGACTCTGAAGACCTACAAGCTGCTCACCGGCTTCCGCGGCTCCAAGCCCGCCGACCTGGACAAGCTGGTGGCCCAGATCAAGCAGTTCTGCAACCTGGCCGCCTACCTGAGCCAGTGGGCCAAGGAGATCGACGTCAACCCCGTGGCCGTCTCCGGCGACAAAATCGTCGCCCTGGACGCGCTGATCGTCTGCAAATAG